In the genome of Magnolia sinica isolate HGM2019 chromosome 2, MsV1, whole genome shotgun sequence, one region contains:
- the LOC131236417 gene encoding methylcrotonoyl-CoA carboxylase beta chain, mitochondrial, with protein MLRILSKRAASAAAVSSIPWKIPPSIFQKREYSLGVLSDGIDRNSDAFVRNSGTMQEIITQLQSHIDKVLSGGGAEAVRRNRSRNKLLPRERIDRLIDPGSSFFELSQLAGHELYDEFLPSGGIITGIGPVHGRLCMFVANDPTVKGGTYYPITVKKHLRAQEVAAQCKLPCIYLVDSGGANLPRQAEVFPDRDNFGRIFYNQAQMSAEGIPQIALVLGSCTAGGAYIPAMADESVMVKGNGTIFLAGPPLVKAATGEEVSAEDLGGATMHCRTSGVSDHFAQDELHGLEIGRNIVKNLHMAGKQKMMGGLSNLSPDYKEPLYDVKELRSIAPTDHKQSFDIRSVIARVVDGSEFDEFKKLYGTTLVTGFAKIFGQPVGIIGNNGILFTESALKGAHFIELCAQRNIPLIFLQNITGFMVGSRSEASGIAKAGAKMVMAVSCAKVPKVTIIVGGSFGAGNYGMCGRAYSPNFLFLWPTARISVMGGIQAAGVLAQIERSTQKRQGVEWSQEEEEKFKGRVVEAYEREGSPYYSTARLWDDGIIDPADTRKVISFCLSASIKHVPDETKYGVFRM; from the exons ATGCTGAGGATTTTATCAAAGAGAGCAGcttcagcagcagcagtttccTCGATTCCATGGAAAATTCCTCCTTCAATCTTCCAAAAACGAGAATATTCCCTCGGAGTCCTCTCAGACGGCATTGACAGGAACTCCGATGCCTTCGTCCGCAACTCCGGCACCATGCAAGAAATCATCACCCAACTTCAATCCCACATAGACA AGGTTCTTAGCGGTGGCGGTGCTGAAGCCGTGAGGAGAAACAGGAGCCGGAATAAACTGCTTCCGAGAGAACGGATCGATCGCCTGATCGATCCTGGTTCGTCCTTCTTCGAGCTCTCTCAG CTTGCAGGTCACGAGTTATATGATGAATTCTTACCATCAGGGGGAATTATCACTGGAATAGGACCAGTGCATGGACGGCTATGTATGTTTGTGGCCAATGACCCTACTGTGAAGGGAGGAACATATTACCCCATCACTGTGAAGAAACACCTTAGGGCACAAGAGGTTGCAGCACAATGCAAGTTACCATGCATATATCTTGTAGACAGTGGAGGTGCTAACCTTCCGAGGCAGGCCGAGGTCTTTCCTGACAGAGATAATTTTGGTAGAATATTCTACAACCAAGCACAAATGTCTGCCGAGGGTATTCCCCAGATTGCTCTTGTTTTAGGTTCTTGCACAGCAGGAGGTGCTTATATACCAGCGATGGCTGATGAAAGTGTCATGGTCAAAGGCAATGGTACAATATTTCTAGCAGGACCTCCTCTGGTGAAG GCTGCTACAGGGGAGGAAGTCTCGGCAGAGGATTTGGGTGGTGCAACCATGCATTGTAGGACATCAGGGGTTTCAGATCATTTTGCtcaag ATGAACTACATGGACTTGAAATTGGGAGGAATATTGTTAAAAACTTGCACATGGCTGGGAAACAGAAGATGATGGGTGGCTTGTCCAATTTATCCCCTGACTATAAAGAACCTTTGTATGATGTAAAGGAACTTCGTTCAATAGCACCAACAGATCATAAGCAGTCCTTTGATATCCGATCAGTAATTGCTCGCGTTGTTGATGGAAGCGAatttgatgaattcaagaagtTGTATGGCACT ACTCTAGTAACAGGTTTTGCAAAGATCTTTGGACAACCTGTAGGAATAATTGGAAACAATGGAATATTGTTTACTGAATCTGCTTTAAAAGGGGCCCACTTCATTGAGTTATGTGCTCAGCGTAACATCCCACTGATATTTCTTCAAAACATCACCGGGTTTATG GTTGGCTCAAGATCGGAGGCAAGTGGTATTGCCAAAGCTGGAGCGAAAATGGTGATGGCAGTTTCATGTGCAAAG GTTCCTAAAGTAACAATTATTGTTGGTGGAAGCTTTGGTGCTGGGAATTACGGAATGTGCGGACGTGCATATAGTCCCAATTTCCTGTTCCTATGGCCCACCGCGAGAATATCTGTGATGGGCGGAATTCAG GCTGCTGGTGTCCTAGCGCAAATAGAAAGGAGCACCCAAAAAAGGCAAGGAGTTGAG TGGAGTcaggaggaagaagagaaattCAAGGGTAGGGTTGTGGAGGCATATGAGAGAGAAGGAAGCCCTTATTACTCTACTGCAAGGCTATGGGATGACGGCATCATAGACCCTGCAGACACAAGGAAGGTAATAAGCTTCTGTCTGTCTGCTTCCATAAAACATGTCCCAGATGAGACCAAGTATGGTGTCTTCAGAATGTAA